In Dromaius novaehollandiae isolate bDroNov1 chromosome 4, bDroNov1.hap1, whole genome shotgun sequence, a single genomic region encodes these proteins:
- the LOC112979471 gene encoding toll-like receptor 6 isoform X4: protein MTSHMKSLKYLDMSSNLLQHDGAEEHCQWADSLADLDLSFNQLTESVFECLPVNIKILDLQNNQIASVPKGIAELKSLRELNLASNRLTDLPGCSAFPALAALNIEANSILTPSADFLQSCQRVGELQAGRNPFKCSCELRAFIRLEKQSGGKLSGWPEAYVCQYPEDLRGTQLKDFHLSELSCNTTLLLVAALLLTLVLVAVVAFLCVYFDALWYVRMIWQWTQTKRRAWHSYPKEQENILQFHAFISYSERDSLWVKNELIPNLEKGEGCVQLCQHERNFVPGKSIVENIINCIEKSYKSIFVLSPNFVQSEWCHYELYFAHHKLFSENSNSLILILLEPIPPYVIPARYHKLKALMAKRTYLEWPKERSKHALFWANLRAAISINLPMSFEANEE, encoded by the coding sequence ATGACCAGCCATAtgaaatcactgaaatatttggACATGAGCAGCAACTTGCTGCAACATGATGGGGCTGAGGAGCACTGCCAATGGGCCGACTCACTGGCAGATCTGGACTTATCCTTCAACCAGTTGACGGAGTCTGTGTTTGAGTGCTTGCCAGTCAATATCAAAATCCTTGATCTACAAAACAACCAGATCGCAAGTGTCCCCAAGGGGATTGCTGAGCTGAAGTCCTTGAGAGAGCTGAATCTTGCTTCGAACCGTCTAACTGACCTGCCTGGGTGCAGTGCCTTTCCTGCTCTGGCAGCCTTGAACATAGAGGCGAATTCAATCCTTACGCCATCTGCTGACTTCCTCCAGAGCTGTCAGAGGGTGGGGGAGCTACAAGCAGGGCGCAATCCATTCAAGTGCTCCTGCGAACTGCGAGCCTTCATCCGCTTGGAGAAGCAGTCTGGGGGGAAGCTGTCAGGCTGGCCGGAGGCCTATGTGTGCCAGTACCCAGAAGACTTGCGAGGAACCCAGCTGAAGGACTTTCACTTGAGTGAactgtcttgcaacaccaccctCTTGCTTGTGGCAGCTCTGCTCCTGACGCTGGTGCTGGTGGCTGTGGTGGCCTTTCTGTGCGTCTACTTTGATGCGTTGTGGTATGTGCGGATGATATGGCAGTGGACGCAGACGAAGCGGAGGGCTTGGCACAGCTACCCCAAAGAGCAGGAGAACATTCTGCAGTTTCACGCTTTCATTTCGTACAGCGAACGTGATTCTTTGTGGGTGAAGAACGAGCTGATCCCAAACTTGGAGAAGGGGGAGGGCTGTGTGCAGCTGTGCCAGCATGAGAGGAACTTTGTCCCGGGCAAAAGCATTGTGGAGAATATCATTAACTGCATAGAGAAGAGCTACAAGTCGATCTTTGTGCTGTCTCCCAACTTTGTGCAGAGCGAATGGTGTCACTATGAGCTGTACTTTGCCCATCACAAGTTATTTAGTGAGAACTCCAATAGCTTAATCCTCATTTTGCTGGAGCCGATCCCTCCGTATGTCATTCCTGCTAGGTATCACAAGCTGAAGGCTCTCATGGCCAAGAGAACGT
- the LOC112979471 gene encoding toll-like receptor 6 isoform X3 has translation MGIPQLNSTFTKVHSYWLDSISRNVEQKTKPCFSTSVKNQENSRNKFKSLSKVSFMTSHMKSLKYLDMSSNLLQHDGAEEHCQWADSLADLDLSFNQLTESVFECLPVNIKILDLQNNQIASVPKGIAELKSLRELNLASNRLTDLPGCSAFPALAALNIEANSILTPSADFLQSCQRVGELQAGRNPFKCSCELRAFIRLEKQSGGKLSGWPEAYVCQYPEDLRGTQLKDFHLSELSCNTTLLLVAALLLTLVLVAVVAFLCVYFDALWYVRMIWQWTQTKRRAWHSYPKEQENILQFHAFISYSERDSLWVKNELIPNLEKGEGCVQLCQHERNFVPGKSIVENIINCIEKSYKSIFVLSPNFVQSEWCHYELYFAHHKLFSENSNSLILILLEPIPPYVIPARYHKLKALMAKRTYLEWPKERSKHALFWANLRAAISINLPMSFEANEE, from the exons ATGGGAATTCCTCAACTTAATTCAACTTTCACTAAAGTTCATTCATACT GGTTGGACTCAATATCAAGAAATgttgaacagaaaacaaaaccatgttTCTCTACCTCTGTAAAGAACCAAGAGAATTCT agaaataaATTTAAGAGCCTTTCTAAGGTGAGCTTCATGACCAGCCATAtgaaatcactgaaatatttggACATGAGCAGCAACTTGCTGCAACATGATGGGGCTGAGGAGCACTGCCAATGGGCCGACTCACTGGCAGATCTGGACTTATCCTTCAACCAGTTGACGGAGTCTGTGTTTGAGTGCTTGCCAGTCAATATCAAAATCCTTGATCTACAAAACAACCAGATCGCAAGTGTCCCCAAGGGGATTGCTGAGCTGAAGTCCTTGAGAGAGCTGAATCTTGCTTCGAACCGTCTAACTGACCTGCCTGGGTGCAGTGCCTTTCCTGCTCTGGCAGCCTTGAACATAGAGGCGAATTCAATCCTTACGCCATCTGCTGACTTCCTCCAGAGCTGTCAGAGGGTGGGGGAGCTACAAGCAGGGCGCAATCCATTCAAGTGCTCCTGCGAACTGCGAGCCTTCATCCGCTTGGAGAAGCAGTCTGGGGGGAAGCTGTCAGGCTGGCCGGAGGCCTATGTGTGCCAGTACCCAGAAGACTTGCGAGGAACCCAGCTGAAGGACTTTCACTTGAGTGAactgtcttgcaacaccaccctCTTGCTTGTGGCAGCTCTGCTCCTGACGCTGGTGCTGGTGGCTGTGGTGGCCTTTCTGTGCGTCTACTTTGATGCGTTGTGGTATGTGCGGATGATATGGCAGTGGACGCAGACGAAGCGGAGGGCTTGGCACAGCTACCCCAAAGAGCAGGAGAACATTCTGCAGTTTCACGCTTTCATTTCGTACAGCGAACGTGATTCTTTGTGGGTGAAGAACGAGCTGATCCCAAACTTGGAGAAGGGGGAGGGCTGTGTGCAGCTGTGCCAGCATGAGAGGAACTTTGTCCCGGGCAAAAGCATTGTGGAGAATATCATTAACTGCATAGAGAAGAGCTACAAGTCGATCTTTGTGCTGTCTCCCAACTTTGTGCAGAGCGAATGGTGTCACTATGAGCTGTACTTTGCCCATCACAAGTTATTTAGTGAGAACTCCAATAGCTTAATCCTCATTTTGCTGGAGCCGATCCCTCCGTATGTCATTCCTGCTAGGTATCACAAGCTGAAGGCTCTCATGGCCAAGAGAACGT
- the LOC112979471 gene encoding toll-like receptor 6 isoform X2, with the protein MKRAKGSLRVTLQTVFWNTVYTDNGQQIEMGIPQLNSTFTKVHSYWLDSISRNVEQKTKPCFSTSVKNQENSRNKFKSLSKVSFMTSHMKSLKYLDMSSNLLQHDGAEEHCQWADSLADLDLSFNQLTESVFECLPVNIKILDLQNNQIASVPKGIAELKSLRELNLASNRLTDLPGCSAFPALAALNIEANSILTPSADFLQSCQRVGELQAGRNPFKCSCELRAFIRLEKQSGGKLSGWPEAYVCQYPEDLRGTQLKDFHLSELSCNTTLLLVAALLLTLVLVAVVAFLCVYFDALWYVRMIWQWTQTKRRAWHSYPKEQENILQFHAFISYSERDSLWVKNELIPNLEKGEGCVQLCQHERNFVPGKSIVENIINCIEKSYKSIFVLSPNFVQSEWCHYELYFAHHKLFSENSNSLILILLEPIPPYVIPARYHKLKALMAKRTYLEWPKERSKHALFWANLRAAISINLPMSFEANEE; encoded by the exons ATGAAACGGGCTAAAGGAAGCTTAAGAG TAACGTTGCAAACAGTTTTTTGGAACACAGTTTACACAGATAATGGACAACAAATAGAGATGGGAATTCCTCAACTTAATTCAACTTTCACTAAAGTTCATTCATACT GGTTGGACTCAATATCAAGAAATgttgaacagaaaacaaaaccatgttTCTCTACCTCTGTAAAGAACCAAGAGAATTCT agaaataaATTTAAGAGCCTTTCTAAGGTGAGCTTCATGACCAGCCATAtgaaatcactgaaatatttggACATGAGCAGCAACTTGCTGCAACATGATGGGGCTGAGGAGCACTGCCAATGGGCCGACTCACTGGCAGATCTGGACTTATCCTTCAACCAGTTGACGGAGTCTGTGTTTGAGTGCTTGCCAGTCAATATCAAAATCCTTGATCTACAAAACAACCAGATCGCAAGTGTCCCCAAGGGGATTGCTGAGCTGAAGTCCTTGAGAGAGCTGAATCTTGCTTCGAACCGTCTAACTGACCTGCCTGGGTGCAGTGCCTTTCCTGCTCTGGCAGCCTTGAACATAGAGGCGAATTCAATCCTTACGCCATCTGCTGACTTCCTCCAGAGCTGTCAGAGGGTGGGGGAGCTACAAGCAGGGCGCAATCCATTCAAGTGCTCCTGCGAACTGCGAGCCTTCATCCGCTTGGAGAAGCAGTCTGGGGGGAAGCTGTCAGGCTGGCCGGAGGCCTATGTGTGCCAGTACCCAGAAGACTTGCGAGGAACCCAGCTGAAGGACTTTCACTTGAGTGAactgtcttgcaacaccaccctCTTGCTTGTGGCAGCTCTGCTCCTGACGCTGGTGCTGGTGGCTGTGGTGGCCTTTCTGTGCGTCTACTTTGATGCGTTGTGGTATGTGCGGATGATATGGCAGTGGACGCAGACGAAGCGGAGGGCTTGGCACAGCTACCCCAAAGAGCAGGAGAACATTCTGCAGTTTCACGCTTTCATTTCGTACAGCGAACGTGATTCTTTGTGGGTGAAGAACGAGCTGATCCCAAACTTGGAGAAGGGGGAGGGCTGTGTGCAGCTGTGCCAGCATGAGAGGAACTTTGTCCCGGGCAAAAGCATTGTGGAGAATATCATTAACTGCATAGAGAAGAGCTACAAGTCGATCTTTGTGCTGTCTCCCAACTTTGTGCAGAGCGAATGGTGTCACTATGAGCTGTACTTTGCCCATCACAAGTTATTTAGTGAGAACTCCAATAGCTTAATCCTCATTTTGCTGGAGCCGATCCCTCCGTATGTCATTCCTGCTAGGTATCACAAGCTGAAGGCTCTCATGGCCAAGAGAACGT
- the LOC112979471 gene encoding toll-like receptor 1 isoform X1: MGPLTNIFVFAWIFMFTLWNNIHLTVANEFIANYSSSLLTSVPKNILVDTRVLDLSHNRISELSIFDFMSLSDLQVLNLSHNVITELDFNVFMFNQDLEYLDLSHNNILKVYCQTVARLRYLDLSFNEFVALPICQEFGTMFHLEYLGLSATMIQRSDFRYITHLQLHTVFLTLQDFSRYDPQSLTALNTRSLHIVFAANQNFSFFLLFDGMSTSENLKISNIRYTLSYKDFPSPSLEFLKKIKTTALTFDNVDLQWGIIFQIFLLIWYSPVEYWTVKNLTFRGSVGKLTEYEYLFLLSFQEQPVHWGGSMKALTVEHARNKVYYFDQAILYRQFSEMNIENLTIYDAYMPHMLCPNRTSSFQYLNFSHNALTDELFQNCVTLTDLKSLILQRNKFKSLSKVSFMTSHMKSLKYLDMSSNLLQHDGAEEHCQWADSLADLDLSFNQLTESVFECLPVNIKILDLQNNQIASVPKGIAELKSLRELNLASNRLTDLPGCSAFPALAALNIEANSILTPSADFLQSCQRVGELQAGRNPFKCSCELRAFIRLEKQSGGKLSGWPEAYVCQYPEDLRGTQLKDFHLSELSCNTTLLLVAALLLTLVLVAVVAFLCVYFDALWYVRMIWQWTQTKRRAWHSYPKEQENILQFHAFISYSERDSLWVKNELIPNLEKGEGCVQLCQHERNFVPGKSIVENIINCIEKSYKSIFVLSPNFVQSEWCHYELYFAHHKLFSENSNSLILILLEPIPPYVIPARYHKLKALMAKRTYLEWPKERSKHALFWANLRAAISINLPMSFEANEE, encoded by the coding sequence ATGGGACCCCTTACAAATATCTTTGTCTTTGCCTGGATCTTTATGTTCACTCTTTGGAATAATATCCATCTGACTGTGGCAAATGAATTTATTGCAAACTATTCAAGCAGTTTGCTAACTAGTGTTCCAAAAAACATTTTAGTTGATACTCGTGTATTAGATTTATCACATAATAGGATCTCTGAACTTAGTATCTTTGATTTTATGTCTCTTTCTGATCTTCAAGTATTAAATCTTTCTCATAATGTAATTACAGAGCTTGACTTCAATGTCTTCATGTTTAATCAAGATTTAGAATACTTAGATTTGTCTCATAACAACATTTTGAAAGTTTACTGTCAAACTGTTGCACGTCTTAGATATTTAGACCTTTCCTTCAATGAGTTTGTTGCCTTGCCCATCTGTCAGGAATTTGGGACCATGTTTCATCTGGAGTACCTAGGATTAAGTGCCACAATGATACAGAGATCAGACTTCAGATACATCACACATTTGCAGCTGCACACTGTCTTCCTAACCTTACAAGACTTTTCTAGGTATGACCCTCAGAGTCTGACAGCCTTAAATACAAGGAGCCTTCACATAGTTTTTGCAGCAAACCAGAACTtcagttttttcctcttgtttgaTGGAATGAGtacttcagaaaatttaaaaataagtaacatAAGATATACCTTGAGCTACAAAgatttcccttctccttctttagagtttctgaaaaaaattaagacaacAGCTCTGACATTTGACAATGTGGATTTACAATGGggtattatttttcaaattttcctgCTTATTTGGTATTCACCTGTAGAGTATTGGACTGTGAAAAATTTAACTTTTCGAGGATCAGTTGGGAAGCTGACAGAATATGAATATTTATTCTTACTAAGCTTTCAGGAACAACCAGTCCATTGGGGTGGCTCCATGAAAGCACTGACTGTGGAGCATGCTCGTAATAAGGTTTATTATTTTGACCAGGCAATTCTATACAGACAATTTTCAGAGATGAATATTGAAAATTTAACAATATATGATGCGTATATGCCACACATGCTTTGCCCCAATAGAACAAGCTCCTTTCAGTATTTAAATTTTTCTCACAATGCCCTGACAGATGAATTGTTCCAGAATTGTGTCACTCTGACAGATTTGAAATCacttattttgcagagaaataaATTTAAGAGCCTTTCTAAGGTGAGCTTCATGACCAGCCATAtgaaatcactgaaatatttggACATGAGCAGCAACTTGCTGCAACATGATGGGGCTGAGGAGCACTGCCAATGGGCCGACTCACTGGCAGATCTGGACTTATCCTTCAACCAGTTGACGGAGTCTGTGTTTGAGTGCTTGCCAGTCAATATCAAAATCCTTGATCTACAAAACAACCAGATCGCAAGTGTCCCCAAGGGGATTGCTGAGCTGAAGTCCTTGAGAGAGCTGAATCTTGCTTCGAACCGTCTAACTGACCTGCCTGGGTGCAGTGCCTTTCCTGCTCTGGCAGCCTTGAACATAGAGGCGAATTCAATCCTTACGCCATCTGCTGACTTCCTCCAGAGCTGTCAGAGGGTGGGGGAGCTACAAGCAGGGCGCAATCCATTCAAGTGCTCCTGCGAACTGCGAGCCTTCATCCGCTTGGAGAAGCAGTCTGGGGGGAAGCTGTCAGGCTGGCCGGAGGCCTATGTGTGCCAGTACCCAGAAGACTTGCGAGGAACCCAGCTGAAGGACTTTCACTTGAGTGAactgtcttgcaacaccaccctCTTGCTTGTGGCAGCTCTGCTCCTGACGCTGGTGCTGGTGGCTGTGGTGGCCTTTCTGTGCGTCTACTTTGATGCGTTGTGGTATGTGCGGATGATATGGCAGTGGACGCAGACGAAGCGGAGGGCTTGGCACAGCTACCCCAAAGAGCAGGAGAACATTCTGCAGTTTCACGCTTTCATTTCGTACAGCGAACGTGATTCTTTGTGGGTGAAGAACGAGCTGATCCCAAACTTGGAGAAGGGGGAGGGCTGTGTGCAGCTGTGCCAGCATGAGAGGAACTTTGTCCCGGGCAAAAGCATTGTGGAGAATATCATTAACTGCATAGAGAAGAGCTACAAGTCGATCTTTGTGCTGTCTCCCAACTTTGTGCAGAGCGAATGGTGTCACTATGAGCTGTACTTTGCCCATCACAAGTTATTTAGTGAGAACTCCAATAGCTTAATCCTCATTTTGCTGGAGCCGATCCCTCCGTATGTCATTCCTGCTAGGTATCACAAGCTGAAGGCTCTCATGGCCAAGAGAACGT